The Weissella confusa DNA window TTTCATCCCTACTTCCTCTTTCTATAGAACGCGGTGCTTATAGCACTTCAATCTTATAACCAACACCCCAAACAGTTTGCACAACTTGGTTGCCACCAGTTGCTGCTTCCAACTTATCGCGCAAGTGTGAAACGTGCACCATAACCGTCTTAGCAGACACAACTGATTCTTGTTGCCAAACGCGTTCGAAGATATCGTCAGCACTAAACACACGGTTTGGGTGTGAGGCCAACAAATACAAGATACCAAACTCCAACGCCGTCAAATTAACTTCAACACCGTCGGCCGTCTTAACTTCGTGGCTGTCCTTGTTAATCGTCAAAGGACCGATATCAAGCACTTCTGGCGTTGCTTGGGCCATACCGTTTTGCGCACGGCGTAGCAAAGCACGCACACGTGCCATTACTTCCAATGGGTTAAATGGCTTCGTCACGTAGTCGTCAGCACCCGTAATCAACCCTTGAATCTTGTCCATTGCACCAGACTTGGCTGACAACAACAAAATTGGCACAGGATTGTCCTTACGAACTTCCTTCAACACTTCCGTACCGTTCATTTCAGGCATCATGATGTCCAAAATTACCAAACCGATGTCTGGGTTCGTACGGATCTTCGTCATTGCTTCCTTACCATCGCTGGCAATAACTGGCTCGTAACCTTCGTTCTTCACGTAGATTTCAAGCAATTCAGCAATTTCGTGATCATCATCAACAATCAAAATTTTCATCGATTCATCCTCACTGATTCTAGTTGCTTACTTGGTTTGTGGACGACGTGTGCTACCACCAAGGAATCCACCTTGGATACCAGTCTTAACACGCCAGAAGCGGAAGCCGATAAAGGCAAGTACGGCGAACACTAGGTACAACCAACCTGGCAACAATGGGTTGATAACAGCTGGCAAGTAGCTGAAGGCCAAGTATGCCAAGAACCACAAAACGAAGGCACCGACTGAAACCAAAATCTTCAAAAGCACTGGTGTCTTTGAGCCATCCTTCTTTGGTGCCAACGTCATCGTGACAACGGCGAAGAAGAATCCACCCAACAATGATGTCAAAATCAATGAGGTAATTCCGGCTGCACCGGCGCTACCAGTTTGTGATGCCTTGCTAAATAGCAACGTCAATCCAAACATAAAGCTGAACATCATGAAGAAGGCAATCGCGTTATCAACCAACAATGGCCAGAAGCCGTATGTTGCATAGCCAGGTGCTGGCGTTGCTTCGGTTGCGTTTGCCTTGCGCCCCAACGCTTCAGCAGGTGTGTTAAACAATTGACGTGCTGTTGTACCAGTCTTTTGACCATCCAACAACTTTGCGCCAACTTCAGCAATCAAGGTCGCCTTGCTTTCGTCTCCTTCAACAAGTTGTACCATTTGCCAAATAAAATCTTGATTACGCTTCGTCAAACCAGACGTGGCCAAGTCGGCACGTGATGGTAGCGTAGGCGTTACCGTTTGTTCTTGTGATTCTGTCATGAGTTCCCCCGATTAAACGTTGAACAAGAATTCGATGATATCACCGTCTTGAACAACATACTCCTTACCTTCTGAACGACGACGTCCAGCTTCCTTAACTGCCTTCATTGAACCGTATTCGTCCAAATCAGCAAAGGCAACCGTTTCGGCACGGATAAATCCACGCTCAAAGTCTGAGTGGATAACACCGGCAACTTGTGGTGCCTTCATACCTGCACGGAACGTCCAAGCACGCGTTTCCTTA harbors:
- a CDS encoding response regulator, coding for MKILIVDDDHEIAELLEIYVKNEGYEPVIASDGKEAMTKIRTNPDIGLVILDIMMPEMNGTEVLKEVRKDNPVPILLLSAKSGAMDKIQGLITGADDYVTKPFNPLEVMARVRALLRRAQNGMAQATPEVLDIGPLTINKDSHEVKTADGVEVNLTALEFGILYLLASHPNRVFSADDIFERVWQQESVVSAKTVMVHVSHLRDKLEAATGGNQVVQTVWGVGYKIEVL
- a CDS encoding DUF1129 family protein, with amino-acid sequence MTESQEQTVTPTLPSRADLATSGLTKRNQDFIWQMVQLVEGDESKATLIAEVGAKLLDGQKTGTTARQLFNTPAEALGRKANATEATPAPGYATYGFWPLLVDNAIAFFMMFSFMFGLTLLFSKASQTGSAGAAGITSLILTSLLGGFFFAVVTMTLAPKKDGSKTPVLLKILVSVGAFVLWFLAYLAFSYLPAVINPLLPGWLYLVFAVLAFIGFRFWRVKTGIQGGFLGGSTRRPQTK